The following coding sequences lie in one Flagellimonas eckloniae genomic window:
- the yidC gene encoding membrane protein insertase YidC produces MEEKKLDINSIIGFVLIFGILIFMFYTNQPTPEELEAQKVEQEKIEGETNQVKEAISSEPIKPAPINLSDSTAVASYKSSVGAFGFTNASPGTTKLENDVLYLEVDNKGGQIVEAKMKNFVDHDSVPIYLVKDANATFGINFSTSDNRVLNTLDLFFEPTLSNSGDNQVLSMKAKISNNQFLEYRYEMKPNDYLVDFTIRSQGLNGVINSSRPVDLKWDLKGIRHDKSVLYENRYTRLTYNHEEGKISKLSESSDFDEETETDIKWLSYRQHFFSSILATDTHFKSADLSSTNLVEEESKETLFTKAYSTKTALELQGGEFSQNMHWYYGPTDVKVLENYTDLGLVESIPFGWGIFGWINRYVFTPFYTFLSSFLPFGLAIVVMTIIVRLALSPVTYKSYLSQAKMKVLKPEITEINERLKDNAMKKQQETMKLYNKAGVSPMSGCIPALLQLPIFYSLFMFFPTSFALRQKSFLWAEDLSSYDTIFNLPFAIPFYGDHVSLFPILASVAIFFYMTMTTGQSMQMQQQPGMPNMKFIMYLSPLMMLFFFNNYASGLSLYYFVSNLITIFIMLAIKNYILDEDKIHAQIQENKKKPKKENKFQKKMREMMEQAENQKKTGKR; encoded by the coding sequence ATGGAAGAAAAGAAACTGGATATCAATTCCATTATTGGTTTTGTATTGATTTTTGGGATACTCATTTTTATGTTCTATACAAATCAACCTACCCCAGAAGAGCTGGAAGCTCAAAAAGTAGAACAAGAAAAAATAGAGGGTGAAACCAATCAGGTTAAGGAAGCTATTTCTTCTGAACCCATAAAGCCAGCACCTATCAACTTATCAGACTCTACCGCAGTGGCAAGCTATAAGAGTTCCGTTGGGGCTTTTGGTTTTACAAATGCCTCGCCCGGCACCACAAAATTAGAGAACGATGTACTGTATTTAGAAGTTGATAATAAAGGTGGTCAAATTGTGGAAGCCAAGATGAAGAATTTTGTAGACCATGATTCTGTTCCTATATATTTGGTCAAAGATGCCAATGCCACATTTGGAATCAATTTTTCTACTTCGGACAATAGGGTTTTAAATACGTTGGATTTATTTTTTGAACCCACATTATCAAATAGTGGTGATAATCAAGTGCTTTCAATGAAAGCCAAAATCTCCAACAATCAATTTTTAGAATATAGATATGAAATGAAGCCAAATGATTATTTGGTGGATTTCACAATTCGTTCCCAAGGGTTGAATGGGGTTATTAATTCAAGTAGGCCTGTAGATTTGAAATGGGATTTAAAAGGAATCAGACATGACAAGAGCGTCCTGTATGAAAATCGCTATACCCGTTTGACCTATAATCATGAGGAAGGTAAAATCAGTAAACTCTCTGAGAGTAGTGATTTTGATGAAGAAACGGAAACGGATATAAAATGGCTATCCTATCGCCAGCATTTTTTTAGTTCAATTTTGGCAACGGACACTCATTTTAAGAGTGCTGATCTAAGTTCTACAAATTTAGTGGAAGAAGAAAGCAAGGAAACATTGTTTACAAAAGCATATTCTACCAAAACTGCCCTTGAATTACAAGGAGGAGAGTTTTCTCAAAACATGCATTGGTATTATGGCCCAACGGATGTAAAAGTTCTTGAAAATTATACAGATTTGGGCTTGGTTGAATCCATACCTTTTGGCTGGGGGATTTTTGGATGGATAAACCGATATGTTTTCACTCCATTTTATACTTTCTTAAGTTCGTTCCTACCTTTTGGTTTAGCCATTGTTGTAATGACCATCATTGTACGTTTGGCACTTTCGCCAGTCACCTATAAGTCGTATTTATCTCAGGCTAAGATGAAAGTATTGAAGCCAGAGATTACGGAAATCAATGAGCGTTTAAAGGACAATGCCATGAAAAAGCAGCAGGAAACCATGAAGCTTTATAACAAAGCGGGGGTTAGTCCAATGAGCGGCTGTATACCTGCATTGTTGCAACTGCCGATTTTTTACTCCTTGTTCATGTTTTTCCCGACTTCTTTTGCTTTGCGCCAAAAGTCATTTTTATGGGCAGAGGATTTATCTTCTTACGATACCATTTTTAATTTACCATTTGCCATTCCTTTTTATGGTGATCACGTGAGTCTTTTTCCAATTTTGGCATCTGTGGCCATCTTTTTCTATATGACTATGACTACGGGACAGAGTATGCAGATGCAGCAACAACCTGGCATGCCCAACATGAAGTTTATCATGTACCTATCACCCTTAATGATGTTGTTCTTCTTTAACAACTATGCGAGTGGCTTGAGTTTGTATTATTTCGTTTCCAATTTGATTACCATCTTTATTATGTTGGCAATCAAAAATTATATTTTGGACGAGGATAAGATACATGCCCAAATTCAAGAAAATAAAAAGAAGCCGAAAAAGGAAAACAAGTTCCAGAAAAAAATGCGCGAGATGATGGAACAAGCGGAAAATCAAAAGAAAACTGGAAAACGCTAA
- a CDS encoding CTP synthase — MSQTKYIFVTGGVTSSLGKGIIAASLAKLLQARGYRTTIQKLDPYINVDPGTLNPYEHGECYVTEDGAETDLDLGHYERFLNVRTSQANNVTTGRIYQSVIEKERRGEFLGKTVQVVPHITNEIKQRIQILGNSGDYDIVITEIGGTVGDIESLPYIESVRQLLWELGDNNGMVIHLTLVPFLSAAGELKTKPTQHSVKTLMESGIKADILVCRTEHEISDDIKKKLALFCNVKQEAVIQSIDASTIYDVPMLMQEEGLDKVALEKLALSKEAKPDLELWKQFLKKHKNPKHTVTIGLVGKYVELQDSYKSILESFIHAGAANEVKVNVKSIHSEHISAKNVDSKLKGLDGILVAPGFGERGIEGKIEAVRYARENKIPFLGICLGMQMAVIEFARNVLGYENANSTEMDQQTANPVINLMEEQKLVTNMGGTMRLGAWDCELKEGSLANEIYGKTEISERHRHRFEYNNDYRSEMEEAGLNASGLNPKTGLVEVIEIPSHPWFVGVQYHPEYQSTVANPHPLFVGFVKAVLVQKQEQSNASLA, encoded by the coding sequence ATGTCACAGACCAAGTACATTTTCGTTACGGGGGGCGTTACTTCTTCTTTAGGAAAGGGAATTATCGCTGCATCCTTGGCCAAATTACTACAAGCCAGAGGGTACCGAACTACCATACAAAAGTTAGATCCCTATATTAACGTAGATCCAGGTACGCTAAACCCCTATGAACATGGAGAGTGTTATGTTACGGAAGATGGTGCAGAAACCGATTTGGATTTAGGGCATTATGAGCGTTTTTTAAACGTTCGCACTTCACAAGCAAACAATGTAACCACAGGTAGAATATACCAGAGCGTTATTGAGAAAGAACGTAGAGGAGAGTTTTTGGGTAAAACGGTGCAAGTTGTTCCGCATATTACCAATGAAATAAAACAACGCATTCAGATATTAGGGAACAGTGGGGATTATGATATCGTAATTACCGAGATCGGTGGTACTGTTGGTGATATTGAATCTTTACCATATATAGAATCTGTTAGACAACTTTTATGGGAATTAGGTGATAATAATGGAATGGTAATCCATCTCACCTTGGTTCCGTTTTTGTCCGCGGCAGGTGAATTAAAGACCAAGCCAACACAGCATTCTGTCAAAACTTTGATGGAAAGCGGTATTAAAGCCGATATTCTAGTCTGTAGGACTGAACACGAAATATCTGATGATATCAAGAAAAAATTGGCCCTTTTCTGTAATGTAAAACAAGAAGCGGTAATTCAGTCAATTGACGCATCAACAATATATGACGTTCCTATGCTAATGCAGGAGGAAGGGTTGGATAAGGTAGCTTTGGAAAAATTGGCTTTGTCCAAAGAAGCAAAACCTGACCTTGAATTATGGAAACAATTTTTAAAGAAACACAAGAATCCAAAACATACTGTTACTATTGGGCTTGTTGGAAAATATGTTGAACTTCAGGATTCGTACAAATCCATTTTAGAATCCTTTATACATGCCGGCGCTGCCAATGAGGTTAAGGTGAATGTGAAGTCGATTCATTCCGAACACATTTCTGCCAAAAATGTTGATTCCAAATTAAAGGGACTGGATGGTATTTTGGTTGCTCCTGGTTTTGGTGAACGTGGTATTGAAGGAAAAATTGAGGCTGTACGTTATGCAAGGGAGAACAAGATTCCATTTTTAGGGATTTGTTTGGGAATGCAAATGGCCGTCATAGAATTTGCACGCAATGTCTTGGGGTATGAAAATGCCAACTCTACCGAGATGGACCAACAGACAGCAAATCCTGTCATTAATTTAATGGAAGAGCAGAAGTTAGTAACAAATATGGGAGGAACCATGCGACTTGGAGCTTGGGATTGTGAGTTAAAAGAAGGAAGTCTTGCAAATGAGATTTATGGAAAGACTGAAATATCCGAACGCCACAGACACCGTTTTGAATATAATAATGATTATAGGTCCGAAATGGAGGAAGCTGGTCTAAATGCTTCAGGACTAAACCCAAAGACTGGGTTGGTTGAGGTTATCGAAATCCCTTCCCATCCTTGGTTTGTTGGAGTACAGTATCACCCAGAGTATCAAAGTACAGTTGCAAACCCTCATCCATTGTTTGTTGGTTTTGTAAAGGCGGTTTTAGTTCAAAAACAAGAACAAAGTAATGCCAGTTTGGCATAA
- a CDS encoding DUF3820 family protein: protein MEIRPDKEKLLELAHYKMPFGKYKGRYLVDLPLPYLVWFRQKGLPDGKLGAHLNTMIDVKDNGLEPMIRKIQKEFPR from the coding sequence ATGGAAATTAGACCTGATAAAGAAAAGCTGCTGGAACTTGCCCATTATAAAATGCCATTTGGTAAGTATAAAGGTCGTTATTTGGTGGATCTACCGCTTCCTTATTTAGTTTGGTTCAGACAAAAAGGACTTCCAGACGGAAAATTGGGAGCGCATTTGAATACCATGATAGATGTAAAAGATAATGGTTTGGAACCCATGATAAGAAAAATCCAAAAAGAATTTCCTAGGTGA
- a CDS encoding hydroxypyruvate isomerase family protein — MKRRNFIAAAAAGSAGIVTTSAFAKEQETHKDFKLQNNINHSVCYWCFNHLPLEEFLQVLNGLGIKAIDLIGPKDWPLLKKYDIHCSMCNGAEISLTKGWNDPQYHEELIKNYSEIIPQVAEAGYTNLICFSGNRNGMNDYVGLQNCVEGLSKIMPLAEKHGVVIQMELFNQVNHPDYMCDSSIWGVELCKHLGSDNFKLLYDIYHMQIQEGDIIRSIQNYHPYFGHYHTAGVPGRHEIDETQELYYPAIMKAILDTGYTGYVAQEFISTWDDKIAALKDAFLQCDV, encoded by the coding sequence ATGAAGAGAAGAAATTTCATTGCTGCCGCTGCCGCTGGTTCTGCGGGAATTGTGACTACTTCTGCCTTTGCAAAAGAACAGGAAACACACAAAGATTTTAAATTGCAAAACAACATCAACCACAGTGTGTGTTACTGGTGCTTTAATCATTTGCCTTTAGAAGAATTTCTTCAAGTATTAAATGGTTTGGGAATCAAGGCAATTGATTTGATTGGTCCAAAAGATTGGCCGCTATTAAAAAAATATGACATCCACTGTTCCATGTGCAATGGTGCGGAAATTAGCCTGACCAAAGGGTGGAACGACCCTCAGTATCATGAAGAGCTTATAAAAAACTACTCTGAAATTATCCCACAAGTAGCTGAAGCGGGGTATACCAACCTCATTTGTTTTAGTGGTAATCGTAATGGTATGAACGATTATGTTGGTCTACAAAATTGTGTGGAGGGGCTTTCCAAAATCATGCCTTTGGCCGAAAAACATGGGGTTGTAATCCAAATGGAACTGTTCAACCAGGTCAATCACCCAGACTATATGTGTGATAGTTCTATCTGGGGAGTTGAGCTTTGTAAACATCTGGGCAGTGACAATTTTAAATTGCTTTATGACATCTACCATATGCAAATACAGGAGGGGGATATAATCCGTAGTATTCAAAATTATCATCCCTATTTTGGTCATTATCATACTGCTGGTGTACCTGGCCGCCATGAAATAGATGAAACCCAAGAATTATACTATCCCGCCATTATGAAGGCTATTTTGGATACCGGTTATACAGGGTATGTTGCCCAAGAGTTTATTTCCACTTGGGATGATAAAATCGCAGCACTTAAAGATGCTTTTTTACAGTGTGATGTATAG
- a CDS encoding helix-turn-helix domain-containing protein: MQDYFFSINPKQESLKKHIAYYYFHFSNEKDFKKEFIYYPSFHSTLNVYKNVDIIFNEKGRVYVPKKNDELSVIYTKGDGKSKHIRLSGKFNKIGIVFNSLGFNHFINCPFNSLITDRAVELDYFGSSLISVADKVYKTKDNTKKRDVLDNFFLNHLNVFKEQRLPKIIDIIHDKNGAIQIKELSNTFNIHRKTILRLFKKHLGFSYRDYTNIVKFRNALNLYLTKKDIKLIELAYENDYYDQADFNNQFKALTNLTPKQLFKSLKRMGHNVYWNYLD, from the coding sequence TTGCAAGACTATTTTTTCAGTATAAACCCTAAACAGGAAAGTCTAAAAAAACATATTGCGTATTACTATTTTCATTTTTCAAATGAAAAAGATTTCAAAAAAGAATTCATCTATTACCCCTCTTTCCACTCCACACTAAATGTTTATAAAAATGTTGATATCATATTTAATGAAAAAGGCCGGGTTTATGTCCCAAAAAAAAATGATGAGTTAAGCGTAATTTATACCAAAGGTGATGGTAAATCCAAACACATAAGGTTATCTGGAAAGTTTAATAAAATAGGGATAGTTTTTAATAGCCTTGGCTTTAACCACTTTATAAATTGTCCATTTAACAGTTTAATTACAGACCGTGCGGTTGAATTGGACTATTTCGGAAGCTCTTTAATTTCTGTTGCTGATAAAGTCTACAAAACAAAGGATAATACTAAAAAAAGAGATGTTTTGGATAATTTCTTTTTAAATCACCTCAATGTATTTAAAGAACAACGCTTGCCTAAGATTATTGACATAATCCATGATAAGAATGGAGCCATACAAATTAAGGAGTTATCCAACACTTTCAATATTCACAGAAAAACCATTTTAAGATTATTCAAAAAACATTTGGGATTTTCATACAGAGATTATACCAATATTGTAAAATTTCGCAATGCTCTCAATCTATATCTAACCAAAAAGGATATAAAACTTATTGAGCTTGCTTACGAAAATGACTACTATGATCAAGCAGATTTTAATAATCAATTTAAAGCTTTGACCAATCTTACTCCTAAACAACTATTTAAAAGTTTGAAAAGGATGGGGCATAACGTATACTGGAATTACTTGGATTGA
- a CDS encoding serine hydrolase domain-containing protein: MRARIFILHFFILSSLLSCSTVKDSRIEIIDEIFTSLHTEERFNGNILISEKGKVIYKKSFGYAHYENEVRLDQSSIFNIASVSKTFTAVSILMLEEKGMLGLGDKIENYFPNFPYKKITIKNLLTHSSGLQRIQSQPFRKEIEGKGYNNQQILDVFIKLKPDLYFKPGTNYKYSNTNYIFLALIVEQVSGLSFEDFLKTNFFEILKMNSTFLEKDNVPNEFEKHLVSYYRKPHWLSNGFQNTIGLEENIVELNTFKNNYGESDIHTTTGDLLKFHEALQNGKLISLISLEKMYKSYKPYNNEKYILSEKSNYPSQRGLSWNIAKDSLTGKVVYHAGGFRGGRSFFIRNLTNDQCIIILTNNTETDFYTFTSPMRIMNKIGYQLDKKKLARLFANEYMKNGIESAVEKYNQFKGDEDYIPIIDWDFEEIGQELIKKKDYKSAVSLYKLYTEKYNDEFAWTLLGDAYLMNGNKIEAKKSFERALHINANYNPALKQLMTISD; encoded by the coding sequence ATGAGGGCACGAATATTCATTTTACATTTTTTTATACTTTCTTCTCTTCTTTCCTGTTCTACTGTAAAGGACTCCCGTATTGAAATAATAGATGAAATCTTTACTTCATTACACACAGAGGAAAGATTCAACGGTAATATTTTAATATCTGAGAAAGGAAAAGTAATTTATAAAAAATCTTTTGGATATGCTCATTATGAGAATGAAGTCCGTCTTGACCAAAGTAGTATTTTTAATATTGCTTCAGTGTCTAAAACTTTCACCGCCGTTTCAATCTTGATGTTAGAAGAGAAAGGGATGTTAGGTCTTGGGGATAAAATTGAAAACTATTTTCCAAATTTCCCTTATAAAAAAATAACTATCAAAAATCTTTTGACCCACTCCTCTGGACTTCAAAGAATACAAAGTCAACCTTTTCGGAAAGAAATAGAAGGAAAAGGTTATAACAATCAGCAAATTCTAGATGTATTCATTAAACTAAAACCTGACCTCTATTTTAAACCAGGCACAAATTATAAATACAGTAATACCAATTATATATTTCTTGCTCTAATTGTTGAACAAGTTTCAGGGCTATCATTTGAAGATTTTTTAAAAACTAATTTTTTCGAAATATTAAAAATGAACAGTACTTTTCTTGAAAAAGATAATGTGCCCAATGAATTTGAAAAACACTTAGTTTCTTATTACCGTAAACCGCATTGGCTTTCGAATGGTTTTCAAAATACTATTGGTTTGGAAGAAAACATTGTTGAGCTGAATACTTTTAAGAATAATTATGGTGAAAGTGATATTCACACAACCACAGGAGATCTTCTAAAATTTCATGAAGCTTTACAAAATGGAAAACTTATTTCTCTCATTTCCTTAGAAAAAATGTACAAATCATATAAACCATATAATAATGAAAAGTATATTTTATCTGAAAAATCCAACTATCCATCACAAAGAGGGTTGTCTTGGAATATTGCCAAAGATAGTTTAACTGGAAAAGTTGTTTATCATGCTGGAGGGTTTAGAGGAGGTCGAAGCTTTTTTATTCGTAACCTCACAAATGATCAATGTATTATTATATTGACCAATAATACTGAAACTGATTTCTATACTTTCACAAGTCCCATGAGAATTATGAATAAAATAGGATACCAACTAGATAAAAAAAAGCTTGCTAGATTATTCGCAAATGAATACATGAAAAATGGCATTGAATCTGCAGTTGAAAAGTACAATCAGTTTAAAGGTGATGAAGACTATATTCCAATTATTGATTGGGATTTTGAAGAAATAGGGCAAGAATTAATAAAAAAGAAGGATTATAAGTCTGCTGTATCACTATACAAATTATACACAGAAAAATACAATGATGAGTTTGCATGGACACTATTAGGGGATGCTTATCTTATGAATGGAAATAAAATTGAAGCGAAAAAAAGTTTTGAAAGGGCTTTACATATAAATGCAAATTATAATCCAGCTTTAAAACAACTAATGACCATATCTGACTAA
- a CDS encoding DUF922 domain-containing protein — MDKIVFIGCLLVFGFFGYAQEIEEGVLWDSNKRLTWSDFKGKIPPAAVPAATTASGLSYKYSANLIHHEVELDFEVNAYFYPNESWYKPKICDDIILSHEQLHFDIAELFARKMRAKLKRTSFSDNVKAEIRKIYRETLKELKDFQELYDWETNFSRNTEKQLEWNKKIAEALAK; from the coding sequence TTGGATAAAATAGTTTTTATAGGGTGCCTTTTAGTTTTTGGTTTCTTCGGATATGCCCAAGAAATTGAAGAAGGTGTTTTATGGGATTCCAACAAAAGACTTACTTGGTCAGATTTTAAGGGGAAGATTCCACCAGCTGCAGTACCTGCGGCAACCACTGCAAGTGGGTTAAGCTATAAATATTCCGCCAATTTAATCCATCACGAAGTGGAACTGGATTTTGAGGTAAATGCATATTTCTACCCGAACGAATCATGGTACAAACCTAAAATCTGTGATGATATAATCCTAAGTCATGAACAGCTTCATTTTGATATTGCTGAGCTTTTTGCACGCAAAATGCGCGCAAAATTGAAGCGAACCTCTTTTTCCGATAATGTTAAAGCAGAGATTCGAAAAATCTACAGGGAGACATTAAAGGAATTAAAGGATTTTCAGGAACTCTACGACTGGGAAACCAATTTTTCCAGAAATACTGAAAAGCAATTAGAGTGGAATAAGAAAATAGCGGAGGCTTTGGCAAAATAA
- a CDS encoding OsmC family protein, with amino-acid sequence MTSKVTYTGELRTTCLHLRSNDEFITDAPVDNNGLGQAFSPTDTVATGLASCMLTMMGIKARDLEVDLTGSMAEVTKHMAANPRRISKIEVKLELPENTSEKHRKILENTANTCPVQHSLHPDIERVIEFYWIK; translated from the coding sequence ATGACCTCTAAAGTTACCTATACAGGAGAATTAAGGACCACATGTTTACATTTAAGGTCCAATGACGAATTTATTACGGATGCACCGGTTGATAATAATGGTTTGGGACAAGCGTTTTCGCCAACCGATACTGTTGCCACCGGTCTGGCGAGTTGTATGCTTACCATGATGGGAATCAAGGCAAGGGATTTAGAAGTGGATTTGACCGGTTCCATGGCAGAAGTGACCAAGCATATGGCAGCAAATCCTAGGCGCATTTCCAAAATTGAGGTGAAACTCGAACTGCCGGAAAATACTTCCGAAAAACATAGGAAGATTTTGGAAAATACCGCAAATACATGTCCGGTGCAGCATAGTTTACATCCAGACATTGAAAGAGTAATTGAGTTTTATTGGATAAAATAG
- a CDS encoding LysM peptidoglycan-binding domain-containing protein, translated as MKKYILQISIVFFLLTSIQVSAQNYTTHAVKEGETLQSISSKYRVTPYTILQSNKEIKTASGIKPNTILIIPLNGAVVTQQEKPQEKEIQEQKKPLSFSRHRVRKRETLFGLTQRYKITEEQLKRYNRQLYAEPLKKGMVLQIPKFPEPTEEDERALDFETYTVLPKETRWSIAHKYGITVDSLVTLNPDLSKSSDYLAVGQELQLPRPKGDSLEDQQVDLYTSFTVPAKQTLYSLGKEYGIPSDSIVKLNPEIMQLGGLKEGMVLRLPKKKDTSGEVNTENFIFYEVKPKQNIFRLTQNLKITRDELFQLNPDLENGLKAGMVLKLPKEKAEGLEVKNALVLDKINLIDSINIENRPKLVFMLPFRLDRVDFNDRKKTLSQIKTRRDISLSTGFYSGAMVALDSIKKMGVSVDVKTYDTERNQDKVKEILFRENLYGVSAIIGPMTSSTLNEVAVQAASKNIPVIAPIASDSELSHGNVYFSVPTDEVLRQKMLSYLKKIHTDQNVVIIADSTHQVAHDSILNKFPAAQIAKIIDNKSLHLDQFLIMLSEDKENWVFVETAQPNMVSSVSSILNSAISEETRVQMFTTNFNNAFENDAISSTHLSNLKFTYPSFYRATANDSFTKAYRKRYKGLNPDRYAVRGFDVTLDVLLKLAHKNNLFETSKIIGLTEYTGNSFNYFNNWSSGYYNTACYLMEYDSLRIKEIKLNDL; from the coding sequence ATGAAAAAGTATATTTTACAAATAAGCATTGTTTTCTTTTTACTGACTTCAATTCAAGTTTCTGCTCAAAATTATACCACACATGCGGTTAAAGAAGGAGAGACTTTGCAGAGCATATCTTCCAAGTATAGGGTAACACCGTACACGATACTTCAATCCAATAAGGAGATTAAGACCGCTTCAGGTATAAAACCGAACACCATTTTAATTATTCCGTTGAATGGTGCTGTGGTAACCCAACAGGAAAAACCACAAGAAAAAGAAATTCAGGAGCAGAAGAAACCTTTAAGCTTTTCTAGACATAGGGTAAGAAAAAGAGAGACCTTATTTGGACTTACACAGCGTTACAAAATCACAGAAGAGCAACTGAAGCGATACAATAGACAGCTGTATGCAGAACCTCTAAAAAAGGGTATGGTGCTCCAAATACCCAAATTCCCAGAGCCAACTGAAGAAGATGAACGTGCCCTCGATTTTGAGACCTATACCGTTCTTCCCAAGGAAACAAGATGGAGTATTGCCCATAAATATGGCATTACGGTGGATAGCTTGGTCACATTAAACCCTGATTTAAGCAAAAGCTCAGACTATTTGGCAGTGGGACAAGAGCTGCAATTACCAAGACCCAAAGGCGATAGCCTTGAAGACCAACAGGTAGATTTGTATACTTCATTTACTGTTCCTGCCAAGCAAACCTTGTATAGCCTGGGAAAAGAATACGGAATACCTTCAGATTCCATCGTAAAACTGAATCCAGAAATTATGCAACTTGGGGGTTTGAAAGAAGGTATGGTTTTGCGCCTTCCCAAGAAAAAAGATACATCTGGAGAAGTGAATACGGAAAACTTTATTTTTTATGAAGTAAAACCAAAACAAAACATTTTTAGGCTTACCCAAAATTTAAAAATCACTAGAGATGAATTGTTTCAGTTGAATCCAGATTTGGAAAATGGTCTCAAAGCTGGAATGGTCTTAAAACTTCCCAAGGAGAAAGCTGAGGGACTTGAAGTTAAAAATGCCTTGGTTCTTGACAAAATCAATCTTATAGATAGTATTAATATTGAAAATAGACCCAAGCTTGTGTTTATGCTTCCTTTTAGGTTGGATCGGGTTGATTTCAACGATAGAAAGAAAACTTTAAGTCAAATAAAGACCCGTAGGGATATAAGCTTAAGTACTGGATTTTATTCTGGCGCGATGGTAGCATTGGATTCCATTAAAAAAATGGGGGTTTCAGTTGATGTAAAAACGTATGATACTGAGCGAAACCAAGATAAAGTAAAGGAAATACTTTTTAGAGAGAATCTGTATGGCGTTAGTGCCATTATTGGACCCATGACCTCCAGTACTCTGAATGAGGTGGCCGTGCAAGCAGCATCCAAAAATATTCCTGTGATTGCTCCCATTGCATCCGATAGCGAATTGAGCCATGGCAACGTATATTTTTCGGTACCAACAGATGAGGTTCTTCGACAAAAAATGCTTTCCTATTTAAAGAAAATCCATACGGATCAGAATGTGGTTATTATTGCCGATTCTACCCATCAGGTTGCCCATGATTCTATTTTAAACAAGTTTCCTGCAGCACAAATTGCAAAAATAATTGACAATAAATCATTGCACCTGGATCAGTTTTTAATCATGCTTTCCGAGGACAAGGAAAATTGGGTTTTTGTAGAAACTGCCCAACCCAATATGGTTTCAAGTGTTAGTTCAATATTAAATTCAGCTATTTCAGAAGAGACAAGGGTACAGATGTTTACTACGAATTTTAATAACGCTTTTGAAAATGATGCCATTTCCAGCACTCATTTATCAAACTTAAAATTTACGTATCCCTCTTTTTATAGGGCGACAGCAAATGATTCTTTTACCAAGGCATACCGTAAGCGATATAAGGGTCTTAATCCTGATCGCTATGCAGTTAGAGGTTTTGATGTGACGTTGGATGTTTTATTGAAACTTGCCCATAAAAACAATCTTTTTGAAACTTCTAAAATTATTGGGCTAACAGAGTATACGGGGAACAGCTTTAATTATTTTAATAATTGGTCTTCCGGATATTACAATACCGCCTGCTATTTAATGGAGTACGATAGTTTACGAATTAAAGAAATAAAGTTAAATGACCTCTAA